A single region of the Leptothrix cholodnii SP-6 genome encodes:
- a CDS encoding CBS domain-containing protein gives MKVSDILRVKGSTLFTVQPQEALAVAVQTMSDNDIGSLVVMHHGDLVGMLTFREVIAAVVKNGGTVGQSTVRGVMDDHPLTCTPATEIDEVRRMMLERHARYMPVVDGRTLMGVISFYDVAKAVVDSQDFENRMLKAYIRDWPVEADEGAEEVKPAA, from the coding sequence ATGAAGGTCAGCGACATTCTGCGAGTCAAGGGCAGCACCCTGTTCACCGTGCAGCCTCAAGAGGCCCTTGCCGTGGCTGTGCAGACCATGAGCGACAACGACATCGGCTCGCTCGTGGTGATGCACCACGGCGACCTGGTGGGCATGCTCACCTTCCGCGAGGTCATCGCCGCGGTGGTCAAGAACGGCGGCACCGTCGGCCAGAGCACCGTGCGCGGCGTGATGGACGATCACCCGCTGACCTGCACCCCCGCCACCGAGATCGACGAGGTGCGCCGCATGATGCTCGAGCGCCATGCCCGCTACATGCCGGTGGTCGACGGGCGAACGCTGATGGGCGTGATCTCGTTCTACGACGTCGCCAAGGCGGTGGTCGACAGCCAGGACTTCGAGAACCGGATGCTCAAGGCCTACATCCGCGACTGGCCGGTCGAGGCCGACGAGGGCGCCGAAGAGGTCAAGCCGGCCGCCTGA